Sequence from the Undibacterium piscinae genome:
GCGTTGCGTTTGCGTTGCGCTTGAGTTGCCGGGCTAAGGCAGCTTAAGAGCAGGAACCACAGCAAGTGCTACCAAGACCGAGCACTGCATCAAGATTAGGCACACTACCGCCACACATAGGGTAAAGCACGTTTTCTTCCTTGACGTTGTGCTGCTGTATCAGGACGTTCAGGGTATCAATCGCCGCCAGCGCTTGTTCAGGCTGAATGGCGGCATAGGCCTCATCACGCAGGCTACGAATTTCAGCGTGCTCACCGCGCATCACCACGGTAGGACCATTGGTCATGCCAGTAGCTTTTTCGAAGGCAGGAAACAGTTTGTTTTCTTCGAGGGTAAAGTGGCTATCGAGAAATTCGCTGAACAGGCGGAAGTTACGTCCGGCGGAGGAAATATCGCCTTTTTGCAGCGCCGCTTCACAACGGTTCAGCTGATCATCACATTCGTTATGCTGACGGACTAATTGCATCATTGCTTGAGACATCGTTTTACCTATTTTTCTAGCTGTCAGGTGCACTAATGCGCACCGTTCCAATTTTTAACACTTGTGCGCGCTGCGCATCGCTTAGCGCGCACATTCCGGGACTATCCTTGCTGTATTACTGAACCAGAGGGCTATCAGCGCCCGGCAAATCGATACCGGAAATCTTGGCGCGACCTACCAGTAATTGCAGATACTGACGCACTGCGTGATCATGACTGGCCATACGCATGGCATCGGAAATACTGCTCTCGACTTCTTCAAACGGACGCAATTGACCCTCTACCTTACGCCCCAGTTGTATGATGTGCAGCCCGAAACGGGTCTCTACCAGACGCGGGATGATGCTACCGGCTTCAGCCGAAAACACCGCTTGTTCAAATTCAGGAACTGTGGCGCCACGCGTGATCTGACCGAGGCTGCCACCGACTTCACTCGACGGGCAATTTGAATTCGCCTTGGCGCATTCGGCAAACTGCTTAGGGTTTTCCAATAAGTCTGCCAAAACGATAGAGGCATGCTTGCGCAAGGCTTCCAGATCAACGCCGTTGGTTACCTGAAACAGGATGTGACTGGCTTCAGCCAATTCACCTACGGTAAAGCGAGCCGGATGCGCCTGATACTGACGCAGGCACTCTTCACGGCCTGGCATCGGGACTTTCACTTCTTGTTTGAGCAAAGCCTCGATGATCGCTTCATCCTGATCCGCCTGGATTTCCAGTTGACGTGCTTCATCAAGCAGGACCCGACGCAATACCAAGGCAGTCATGGCGCTTTGCACAGGGTCGGCAGCGTCCTGATGATCGGGCAATTCTTGCTCCATCTCGGCATCATTAAGTTCATAGCCATTAACGATTACAGGCATGGTGTTCTCCAAATCTCTTGTTACTACAAATAAATTCAATACCGCAATACCGGACAATCAAACACTCACATCAGGATACAGTTCAAGTTCAAACACAGCTCAAGCCAACATCGCTATATCGCCAGGTTTTACAACACTGATCTGCACCTGATGTGAGTCTCTCGTTCCGTCTTAACGTGTGCGAACCAACTGCCAAGCGCGGCTGATATAACCAACCGAAGCGAAACCGCTCCAGACGTGCACCAGACGGGTGAACGGGAAGATTACGAACAGCGACAAACCCATGAACAGATGCAACTTGAACAGCATAGGTGCGGCAACGATGAATTCAGCGGCATCACCACGGAAAGTTACGATGTGCTGTGCCCAAGTCATCAGCAAGACCATCATGTGACCATCAGTGTGATTGGCCGATTCCACGATCGTTGACAAACCCAAACCCAGTGTCAGGAAGATCCACAACAGCAAAACCTTGTCACCCGTTTTAGTCACGGCGGCGATACGCGGATTAGTGAAGCGACGGTGCATCAGTATCAGCAAACCTACCATGCACAGAGTACCGAAAACACCACCGGCTACCATCGCAATCATTTGTTTCAGTGTATGGGAGACACCTAAGGTATCCCATACAATGACCGGAGTCAGAAGACCGACCAAATGACCGAAAAACAGGCCCAGGATGCCGATGTGAAACAAAATATTACCAACCCGCAGATTGCCTTCATGCAGCATCTGGGAAGAATCGCTCTTCCACGTGTATTGCTCACGCTCGAAACGCGCCAGGCTACCGAACAAAAAGATCGCCAGCGCAATATAGGGATAAATCCCGTAGATAAATTGATGTAAGTAATTCATGATCGTCTCTCCTTATTGAGCAACTGCACTAGCGCCCGACTGTGGCGGCCGTGGGTGGAAATTGAGTGGCTTGGTAGCCGAAGAACACCCGGACATATTTGGTTTCAGCAAGGGTTCAACACCATCGGCACCAGGACCGAAGGTTTCCATCGCATCATCCATATCGCGCACCGGTGGTTCGCCCTGCTCTTGTGGCACCACATCTGTCAATGTGGTCAGCAACATGAAGATGCCGTTATAAGGACTATCGTTACGTTTCAGGCGCACACCGATCGCGGCCAAAACATGGATAGCCTCATCGAGCAATTTCTCTGAAGCGTCCCTATCCAACAGACTCAGAAATTCCAAAAACAAGGGCACAAAATCAGGTAACTCGCTCGCTTCCGGCTCGAAACCATGACGACGATATTCCTCA
This genomic interval carries:
- a CDS encoding hemerythrin domain-containing protein, giving the protein MSQAMMQLVRQHNECDDQLNRCEAALQKGDISSAGRNFRLFSEFLDSHFTLEENKLFPAFEKATGMTNGPTVVMRGEHAEIRSLRDEAYAAIQPEQALAAIDTLNVLIQQHNVKEENVLYPMCGGSVPNLDAVLGLGSTCCGSCS
- a CDS encoding peptidylprolyl isomerase; amino-acid sequence: MPVIVNGYELNDAEMEQELPDHQDAADPVQSAMTALVLRRVLLDEARQLEIQADQDEAIIEALLKQEVKVPMPGREECLRQYQAHPARFTVGELAEASHILFQVTNGVDLEALRKHASIVLADLLENPKQFAECAKANSNCPSSEVGGSLGQITRGATVPEFEQAVFSAEAGSIIPRLVETRFGLHIIQLGRKVEGQLRPFEEVESSISDAMRMASHDHAVRQYLQLLVGRAKISGIDLPGADSPLVQ
- the narI gene encoding respiratory nitrate reductase subunit gamma — translated: MNYLHQFIYGIYPYIALAIFLFGSLARFEREQYTWKSDSSQMLHEGNLRVGNILFHIGILGLFFGHLVGLLTPVIVWDTLGVSHTLKQMIAMVAGGVFGTLCMVGLLILMHRRFTNPRIAAVTKTGDKVLLLWIFLTLGLGLSTIVESANHTDGHMMVLLMTWAQHIVTFRGDAAEFIVAAPMLFKLHLFMGLSLFVIFPFTRLVHVWSGFASVGYISRAWQLVRTR
- the narJ gene encoding nitrate reductase molybdenum cofactor assembly chaperone, with amino-acid sequence MQIYRILSALLSYPQPDLIAAIPEIESALVDDPEFLETLQPLLTYLKSNDLIRLQENYVGTFDRTHSQSLHLFEHIHGESRDRGQAMVDLIEEYRRHGFEPEASELPDFVPLFLEFLSLLDRDASEKLLDEAIHVLAAIGVRLKRNDSPYNGIFMLLTTLTDVVPQEQGEPPVRDMDDAMETFGPGADGVEPLLKPNMSGCSSATKPLNFHPRPPQSGASAVAQ